From one Formosa sediminum genomic stretch:
- a CDS encoding glycosyltransferase family 2 protein: protein MVVFSVIIVILYVSLIGRLNLGFKKLEIFKPTSTHHHVGFSIIIPFRNEAVHLPQLLQSISELDYDPKMFEILLVNDGSRDSSEAIISHFIETQPQLNITLLQNKRYSNSPKKDAITLAISKSKFEWLITTDADCILPKTWLHSFNTFIKAHNTSQFIVAPITYITTRKFLNVFQWFDVMSLQGATIGGFGINKPFLCNGANLAYTKNAFYTVNGFAENNTIASGDDIFLLEKVSDKFPESVRYLKSQEAVIYTHAQPTFSDLINQRKRWASKTKAYKNTFSKITGLLVLSMNALLICLFTLMCIRAFSPLYFTVISLIKFYVDFLIIYKTALFFNQKEGLKWYAIVALLYPLFCTYVAVSSMLTSYTWKDRVFKS, encoded by the coding sequence ATGGTTGTGTTCAGTGTTATTATTGTAATTCTCTATGTTAGTCTCATTGGACGCTTAAACTTAGGTTTTAAAAAGCTTGAAATATTTAAACCAACTAGCACACATCATCATGTTGGTTTTTCTATTATCATCCCATTTAGAAATGAAGCTGTACATTTACCACAATTATTACAATCCATTTCAGAATTAGATTATGATCCAAAAATGTTTGAAATATTATTAGTTAATGATGGGTCTAGGGATTCTTCTGAAGCTATTATATCGCATTTTATTGAAACACAACCTCAGCTTAATATTACGTTACTACAAAACAAACGCTATTCTAATTCACCAAAAAAAGATGCAATTACTCTAGCTATTTCTAAATCTAAATTTGAATGGTTAATAACCACAGATGCGGATTGTATATTGCCTAAAACTTGGTTACATAGCTTTAATACGTTTATTAAAGCGCATAACACGTCTCAGTTTATTGTTGCTCCAATTACTTATATTACAACCAGAAAATTTTTAAATGTGTTCCAGTGGTTTGATGTAATGAGTTTACAAGGTGCAACCATTGGTGGATTTGGTATTAATAAACCTTTTTTATGTAACGGTGCCAATTTAGCCTACACAAAAAACGCTTTTTATACTGTAAATGGGTTTGCCGAAAACAATACCATTGCGAGTGGCGACGACATATTTTTACTTGAAAAAGTAAGTGATAAATTTCCTGAAAGCGTTAGGTATTTAAAATCTCAAGAAGCAGTAATTTATACCCATGCACAACCCACGTTCTCAGATTTAATTAATCAGCGTAAACGTTGGGCTTCTAAAACTAAGGCATATAAAAACACGTTTAGTAAGATTACAGGACTATTAGTATTAAGTATGAATGCATTACTAATTTGCTTATTTACCTTAATGTGTATTAGGGCTTTTTCACCGCTATACTTTACAGTTATTAGTCTTATAAAATTTTATGTAGACTTTTTAATTATCTATAAAACTGCTTTGTTTTTTAATCAGAAAGAAGGGTTAAAATGGTATGCTATAGTCGCTTTATTATATCCTCTATTTTGCACATATGTTGCTGTATCTTCAATGTTAACATCTTACACATGGAAAGATCGTGTATTTAAAAGCTAA
- a CDS encoding lysylphosphatidylglycerol synthase domain-containing protein, with protein sequence MHVKTHTFKSYQFLIYFVKISIIVFSFYFIYYKLFNNNDLSISEFYTTILTNNLFSLNSIFIITLLSGLNWFFEIIKWKYLVQTVKNITFKTAIEQTLGAHTASIFTPNRIGDYGAKALYFSSKLRIKIVGLNGIGNLAQMLVTTIFGSIGLLFLFSNFKLQIHLKTLNWITLSAFISFIFLLFTVLIHYKKTDTWIGKTKHFITSISPSLFFKTFLFSVIRYLIFSFQFYVLLDLFRVNLSYANAMMIISSMYLLVSVLPSIFIFDVVLKGGIAVYLFSFFNISEAIILSCITIMWLFNVVIPSLLGCYYIMHFKFIKS encoded by the coding sequence ATGCATGTTAAAACACATACTTTTAAATCTTATCAATTCTTAATTTACTTTGTTAAGATAAGCATTATTGTTTTTAGTTTTTACTTTATATATTATAAACTATTCAACAACAATGATTTATCAATTTCTGAATTTTACACAACTATCTTAACGAATAATTTATTTTCTCTTAATTCTATTTTTATAATCACATTATTATCGGGTTTAAATTGGTTTTTTGAGATTATAAAATGGAAATATCTTGTACAGACTGTTAAAAACATAACATTTAAAACGGCAATAGAACAAACATTAGGAGCCCATACTGCCTCTATATTTACTCCAAACCGCATTGGAGATTACGGGGCAAAAGCCTTATATTTTTCGTCTAAACTGCGCATAAAAATTGTAGGTTTAAATGGAATTGGCAACCTAGCACAAATGTTGGTTACAACTATATTTGGAAGTATTGGTCTGTTATTTTTATTTTCTAATTTTAAGTTACAAATACATTTAAAAACCTTAAATTGGATAACGCTATCTGCTTTTATAAGCTTTATTTTCTTACTATTTACGGTGTTAATCCATTATAAAAAAACTGACACTTGGATAGGCAAAACAAAACATTTTATAACTTCAATTTCACCATCTTTATTTTTTAAGACATTTTTATTTTCTGTAATACGATATTTAATCTTTTCATTTCAATTTTATGTTTTATTAGACTTATTTCGTGTTAATTTAAGTTATGCAAACGCTATGATGATTATTTCTAGCATGTATCTTTTAGTCTCTGTTTTACCTAGCATTTTTATATTTGACGTAGTTTTAAAAGGTGGTATCGCAGTATATTTATTTTCGTTTTTTAATATTTCTGAAGCTATTATTTTAAGTTGCATTACTATTATGTGGCTATTTAATGTTGTTATCCCAAGTCTTCTAGGTTGTTATTATATTATGCATTTTAAATTCATAAAATCTTAA
- a CDS encoding outer membrane beta-barrel protein, producing MSSILKQQKRKTLFVIFLFLFSYSGFAQIEEDVLRFELGFGLNQAFNNGYPETFSSKGLNLPTINVGAQYMFTEQLGAKFDLGFNRLKGEGSTDDFKINYTRLNLQGVYDYTHIVGLHEVKKLKFQAHAGPGFSFVRPMSIPYNNDQNFFNAIIGSEFLYRLNQNSSVFFDVSYIHGFTSPDSYLYPSEGLGAFNGSILTFTIGISLSLSGCYYCN from the coding sequence ATGTCTTCTATTTTAAAACAACAAAAACGTAAAACGCTCTTCGTTATTTTTTTATTTCTATTTTCTTATTCCGGATTCGCTCAAATTGAAGAAGATGTATTGCGGTTTGAACTGGGTTTTGGATTAAATCAGGCTTTTAATAACGGCTATCCCGAGACATTTTCTAGTAAAGGACTAAATTTACCTACAATAAATGTGGGTGCCCAATATATGTTTACAGAACAACTTGGAGCAAAATTTGATTTAGGTTTTAACCGTTTAAAGGGTGAAGGAAGTACAGATGATTTTAAAATTAATTATACGCGTTTAAACCTACAAGGTGTGTATGATTATACTCATATTGTAGGGTTACATGAGGTTAAAAAATTAAAATTTCAAGCACATGCGGGTCCAGGGTTTTCATTTGTTAGGCCTATGAGTATTCCTTATAATAACGATCAGAATTTTTTTAACGCCATAATTGGATCAGAATTTTTATACAGATTAAATCAAAATTCGTCAGTATTTTTTGATGTATCTTATATCCATGGCTTTACAAGTCCTGATAGTTATTTATACCCTTCTGAGGGGTTAGGAGCTTTTAATGGCAGTATACTTACCTTTACAATTGGCATTTCCCTATCTTTGAGCGGATGTTATTATTGTAATTAA
- the ruvC gene encoding crossover junction endodeoxyribonuclease RuvC has translation MSKERIILGIDPGTTIMGFGLIKVVGKTMSFLQLNELDLKKYDDHYLKLKLIFERTIELIETHHPDEIAIEAPFFGKNVQSMLKLGRAQGVAMAAGLSREVPITEYSPKKIKMAITGNGNASKEQVARMLQSVLGLKSLPKNLDSTDGLAAAVCHFYNEGRVEVGKNYTGWASFVKQNESRVKSPTTKKTTIKSGVKQIKK, from the coding sequence ATGAGTAAGGAACGTATTATTTTAGGGATTGATCCCGGAACCACAATTATGGGGTTTGGACTTATAAAAGTTGTAGGTAAAACTATGTCTTTTCTGCAATTGAATGAATTGGATTTAAAAAAATACGATGATCATTACTTAAAACTTAAACTTATTTTTGAACGTACTATTGAACTTATAGAGACGCATCATCCCGATGAAATAGCTATCGAAGCGCCTTTTTTTGGTAAAAATGTTCAGAGTATGCTTAAGCTTGGGCGTGCACAAGGTGTCGCTATGGCAGCTGGTTTATCTCGAGAAGTACCAATTACAGAATATTCTCCTAAAAAAATTAAAATGGCTATTACCGGAAATGGTAATGCTAGTAAAGAACAAGTTGCAAGAATGTTACAGAGTGTGTTAGGTTTAAAATCGCTACCTAAAAATTTAGACTCTACAGATGGACTTGCAGCAGCAGTGTGCCATTTTTATAATGAAGGTCGTGTAGAAGTTGGTAAAAACTATACGGGTTGGGCTAGTTTTGTTAAGCAAAATGAATCACGAGTTAAATCGCCTACTACAAAAAAAACAACAATTAAGTCGGGAGTAAAACAGATTAAAAAATGA
- the hemW gene encoding radical SAM family heme chaperone HemW, translated as MNLKPQTSSSNQSERVGIYIHIPFCKQACFYCDFHFSTSLKKKDELIEALIVELDIRKNEFKNSTVATIYFGGGTPSVLTLHEIESILDAVFLHYTVVDDPEITLEANPDDLTASKIIELSKSKINRLSIGVQSFFEADLKLMNRAHNAAEAKKCLTLATQYFNNISVDLIYGIPGGTNQQWQENIQTVLDFNIPHISSYALTVEPKTALDALIKKGKIEDVNERQAETQFRVLIEQLTAHGFKHYELSNFAKPGYYSINNSAYWQGKKYIGIGPSAHSFTGNSRSWNVANNSKYIKALASKILPSEVEYLSVNDKYNEYVMTGLRTMWGLSLPFVETQFGLDFKLYVLEQSNKYIEDGLLYIEANCLKVSDKGKFLSDGIASHLFKI; from the coding sequence ATGAATTTAAAACCACAGACGAGCTCTTCTAATCAGTCAGAACGTGTTGGCATTTATATTCATATTCCATTTTGTAAACAAGCTTGTTTTTATTGCGATTTTCATTTCTCTACATCCTTAAAAAAAAAGGATGAATTAATAGAAGCTTTAATTGTAGAATTAGACATCAGAAAGAACGAGTTTAAAAACAGTACTGTAGCAACTATTTATTTTGGAGGAGGTACACCAAGTGTATTAACATTACATGAAATTGAATCTATTTTAGATGCTGTATTTTTACATTATACTGTTGTTGATGATCCCGAAATTACATTAGAGGCTAATCCTGACGATCTTACAGCGTCTAAGATTATAGAGCTTTCTAAAAGTAAAATTAATCGTTTAAGTATTGGTGTGCAATCCTTCTTTGAAGCCGATTTAAAACTCATGAATCGTGCACACAATGCCGCAGAAGCTAAAAAGTGTTTAACCTTGGCCACACAGTATTTTAATAATATTTCTGTCGATTTAATTTATGGTATTCCAGGGGGTACAAATCAGCAATGGCAAGAAAATATTCAAACGGTATTAGATTTTAATATTCCACATATCTCAAGTTATGCACTAACTGTAGAACCCAAAACAGCATTAGATGCCTTAATAAAAAAAGGCAAAATAGAGGATGTAAACGAGAGGCAAGCCGAAACCCAATTTCGTGTATTAATAGAGCAATTAACAGCTCACGGATTTAAGCATTATGAATTGTCTAATTTTGCAAAACCCGGATATTACAGCATTAATAACTCAGCCTATTGGCAAGGTAAAAAATATATTGGGATTGGTCCTTCTGCACATTCTTTTACAGGGAACTCCAGAAGTTGGAATGTTGCTAATAATTCAAAATATATTAAAGCTTTAGCTTCTAAAATATTACCAAGTGAAGTCGAATACTTGTCTGTAAACGATAAGTATAACGAATATGTAATGACTGGACTGCGTACCATGTGGGGGCTCTCTTTACCATTTGTAGAAACCCAATTTGGATTAGATTTTAAATTGTATGTATTAGAACAATCTAACAAATATATAGAAGACGGTTTATTGTATATAGAAGCCAATTGCCTCAAAGTAAGTGATAAAGGCAAATTTTTAAGTGATGGCATTGCGTCTCATTTATTCAAAATTTAA
- a CDS encoding cyclase family protein, protein MIASIQTNSKKYKIDLTKPIDISIPLRGSHTNVSAWYVDPPKMEAVKDDSGFSARVSEGAAFNFNNISFNPHAHGTHTECVGYLTRKFNSINTSLKQFFFLAEVITVAVEKLEDDLVISKKQLQFALGNKKRKAVVIRTIPNTTEKLNQDYAHTNPPYLMEDAAQYLREKGVEHLLVDLPSLDKEKDNGELLAHHAFWNTKGQIRKQATITELIYVQNFVQDGTYFLNLQIAPFENDATPSKPVLYEVITS, encoded by the coding sequence ATGATTGCAAGTATTCAAACCAATTCAAAAAAATATAAAATAGATCTTACTAAGCCTATTGATATTTCTATACCATTACGCGGATCGCATACTAATGTATCTGCATGGTACGTAGATCCTCCAAAAATGGAAGCGGTAAAAGACGATAGTGGATTCTCTGCTCGCGTATCTGAAGGAGCAGCATTCAATTTTAATAATATTTCATTTAATCCGCATGCACATGGTACACATACAGAATGTGTAGGATATTTAACACGTAAATTTAACTCTATAAACACAAGTTTAAAGCAGTTTTTTTTCTTAGCAGAAGTGATTACTGTTGCCGTAGAAAAATTAGAAGACGATTTAGTTATTTCTAAAAAGCAATTACAGTTTGCTCTAGGAAACAAAAAACGTAAAGCAGTTGTTATAAGAACTATTCCCAATACAACAGAAAAATTAAATCAAGACTACGCACATACAAACCCACCGTATTTAATGGAAGATGCAGCCCAATACTTGCGTGAAAAAGGTGTGGAACATTTGTTAGTAGATTTGCCTAGTTTAGATAAAGAAAAGGATAACGGAGAATTACTTGCGCATCATGCTTTTTGGAATACCAAAGGACAGATTAGAAAGCAAGCCACTATTACAGAGCTAATATATGTTCAGAATTTTGTTCAGGATGGAACATACTTTTTAAACTTGCAAATTGCACCTTTTGAAAATGATGCAACACCAAGTAAACCTGTATTATATGAAGTTATTACATCTTAA
- a CDS encoding DUF4260 domain-containing protein codes for MKSILKLEEIAMFAISLWLFSLLSFNWWWYAVLFFMPDLSFVGYAVNTKIGAMCYNILHHKGLAILLYLTGVYYNIESLQLVGVVMFGHAAFDRVFGYGLKYKDSFNHTHLGVIGKTSDLK; via the coding sequence ATGAAATCTATTCTAAAATTAGAAGAAATAGCCATGTTTGCAATCTCACTATGGTTATTTAGTTTGTTGTCCTTTAATTGGTGGTGGTATGCTGTGTTATTTTTTATGCCAGATTTAAGTTTTGTAGGGTATGCTGTAAATACTAAAATAGGTGCTATGTGTTACAATATATTACATCATAAAGGATTGGCTATCTTATTATATTTAACTGGTGTATATTATAATATAGAAAGTTTACAATTAGTAGGTGTTGTAATGTTTGGTCATGCCGCATTCGATCGTGTATTCGGGTATGGACTAAAATATAAAGATAGTTTTAATCATACACATTTAGGGGTTATCGGAAAAACTTCAGATTTAAAATGA
- a CDS encoding MmcQ/YjbR family DNA-binding protein, which yields MNIEQLYKYCQTKKGVTETFPFDNTTLVFKVLGKMFLLTSLKSWEEGEPAINLKCDPIKAETLRANYQSIIPGYHMSKKHWNTLQLNQGDLDTPLVLSLIDHSYDLVVEGLPKKLRDSLTR from the coding sequence ATGAATATAGAGCAGCTTTACAAATACTGTCAGACCAAGAAAGGTGTTACCGAGACTTTTCCATTCGATAATACAACATTAGTTTTTAAAGTTTTAGGTAAGATGTTTTTGTTAACCTCCTTAAAAAGTTGGGAAGAAGGTGAGCCTGCAATAAATTTAAAATGCGATCCTATAAAAGCAGAAACCTTAAGAGCTAATTACCAGAGTATAATTCCGGGTTACCACATGAGTAAAAAACATTGGAATACCTTACAATTAAATCAAGGCGATTTAGATACACCTTTAGTTTTAAGTCTTATAGATCATTCTTACGATTTAGTGGTAGAGGGATTACCTAAAAAGTTGCGAGATAGTCTGACGAGGTAG